The Acipenser ruthenus chromosome 27, fAciRut3.2 maternal haplotype, whole genome shotgun sequence genome includes a window with the following:
- the LOC117435142 gene encoding protein preY, mitochondrial-like isoform X1 — MMQNVYRKLVLNATRNQATSIYSPFVPAVRKLQCSAIRLSADGVKGNEQNKGFDASLLEYLVCPLSMKPLRYEALTNELINEELGIAYPIVDGIPNMIPQDARMIHKEEQTRKDNTAD; from the exons ATGATGCAAAATGTTTACAGAAAGTTAGTATTAAACGCCACCAGAAACCAGGCGACCAGCATATATTCTCCATTTGTGCCTGCTGTCAGAAAATTACAGTGTTCGGCGATTAGATTGTCTGCAGACGGCGTGAAGGGCAACGAGCAGAACAAGGGGTTTGACGCTTCGCTCCTCGAATACTTGGTTTGCCCCCTGTCAATGAAACCGTTGCg CTATGAAGCGTTAACCAATGAACTGATAAACGAGGAACTTGGAATCGCCTATCCTATCGTTGATGGTATACCCAACATGATCCCACAGGATGCAAGAATGATCCACAAAGAAGAACAAACAAGAAAAGACAACACAGCGGACTGA
- the LOC117435142 gene encoding phosphatidylinositol N-acetylglucosaminyltransferase subunit Y-like isoform X2, whose amino-acid sequence MFLSLSTLTVLVPIFSLIGLFYSATVDENFPQGCTSTNSLCFYSLLLPITIPMYVFFHLWKWMGIKLFRHN is encoded by the coding sequence atgttcctGTCATTATCTACTCTCACTGTATTGGTTCCAATTTTCTCTTTAATTGGACTGTTTTACTCAGCAACAGTAGATGAGAATTTCCCACAAGGCTGTACAAGTACAAACAGTCTATGCTTCTATAGCCTCCTGCTTCCAATAACCATACCAATGTATGTGTTCTTCCATCTCTGGAAGTGGATGGGAATCAAACTTTTCAGACACAACTAA
- the LOC131701868 gene encoding uncharacterized protein LOC131701868: MAPKHEKKKKRGCCPCLSSSVNEAEDCEEYLISVSESPEEDLGVLHSFETILDSTNSTTKKKKKKKSKSHKKAKKKTELELKKLQPPVCQKRESDDSYEFFCPDRNDRIKKKSLKKKPKKPKRNTCHIDPDHHQKNLMQVELYNTPECSHVEIPVTQSFKKTKKHYLLGGSIMPKMTNDNLTLEHRGMWQHTRSPEGISSIQSEQQVLYQLLCPPPAKKNLLDEEVHEQAGVCKHKAWTVAPCKKRVVFDTAVQHFSGESVGCKSRQGPTRATYREPENDFCCTEPLLSSSPVLEIKSCDSEEEFNMHCTKKRREYRAESTRGLVEEACNSQDLFLTQKTFLPSGSSDDSVSSPSVQRDKYTECQKTTGLIKHTRTSEVNLPCLRSSPIRQRYENYGLVSSRKLGPITEKATQTDDFFSSRALATSLGFYKTQRDNKCTEKPVDLSLPSEMRAKITSNHASHRHVNGEGDGVHISPKYVLCRTSNCIPILGDENPTNCLNTFCRLSEDGKYIQTRLNESYFFKLKGESQSPESQAPLMKEKVMCEKKNKPLVNKWDAPKSR; the protein is encoded by the exons atggcaCCAAAACACGAGAAAAAGAAGAAACGTGGATGCTGCCCATGTCTGTCATCATCTGTGAACGAAGCTGAAGATTGTGAGGAATATCTG ATTTCTGTGAGTGAATCCCCAGAGGAAGACTTAGGAGTGTTACATTCATTTGAGACAATACTTGATTCCACAAATAGTactacaaagaaaaagaaaaagaaaaaatctaaaagccacaaaaaagcaaagaaaaaaactgaactagAACTAAAGAAATTGCAACCACCTGTTTGCCAGAAAAGGGAGAGTGATGATTCATATGAGTTTTTCTGTCCTGATAGAAatgacagaattaaaaaaaaatcattaaaaaagaaacccaaaaagcccaaaagaaacacatgccacATTGATCCAGACCATCATCAGAAGAACCTAATGCAAGTAGAATTATACAATACTCCAGAATGTTCTCATGTTGAAATTCCTGTAACACAGTCCTTTAAGAAGACAAAGAAGCATTACCTTTTAGGTGGGAGCATCATGCCAAAAATGACCAATGATAATCTGACATTGGAACACAGGGGGATGTGGCAGCACACTAGATCACCTGAAGGAATTAGCAGTATTCAGTCTGAGCAACAGGTTTTATATCAATTATTGTGTCCACCACCAGCTAAGAAAAATCTGCTTGACGAAGAAGTTCACGAGCAAGCTGGTGTGTGTAAACACAAAGCATGGACAGTAGCCCCCTGTAAAAAAAGGGTTGTTTTTGACACTGCAGTACAACACTTCAGTGGTGAGAGTGTGGGATGCAAAAGCAGGCAGGGACCAACCAGAGCAACATACAGGGAGCCAGAAAATGACTTTTGTTGTACAGAGCCTTTGCTTTCTTCAAGCCCTGTACTGGAAATAAAATCCTGTGACTCTGAAGAGGAATTTAACATGCATTGCACAAAGAAGAGACGTGAATACAGAGCTGAAAGCACACGTGGTCTTGTAGAGGAAGCTTGTAACAGCCAGGACCTTTTCCTTACACAGAAGACTTTCTTGCCAAGTGGCTCAAGTGATGATAGTGTCAGCTCACCATCAGTACAAAGAGACAAATACACAGAATGCCAGAAAACTACAGGACTCATCAAGCACACGAGAACATCTGAAGTAAACCTTCCATGCTTGAGATCATCACCCATTAGACAAAGGTATGAAAACTACGGTCTGGTCTCAAGTAGAAAATTAGGGCCAATCACTGAGAAAGCCACACAGACCGATGACTTCTTCAGCTCAAGGGCACTTGCTACTTCTCTAGGGTTTTACAAAACACAGAGAGATAACAAATGTACAGAGAAACCAGTTGACCTGAGTCTGCCGTCTGAAATGAGAGCAAAAATCACCTCAAATCATGCTTCTCACCGTCATGTGAATGGTGAAGGTGACGGTGTGCATATTTCCCCTAAATATGTCTTGTGTCGTACAAGCAACTGCATTCCAATTTTAGGGGATGAAAATCCAACTAATTGCCTAAACACATTTTGCAGACTATCTGAAGATGGGAAATATATTCAGACTCGGCTAAATGAGTCTTACTTCTTTAAGTTAAAAGGTGAATCTCAATCCCCTGAGTCGCAAGCTCCACTTATGAAAGAGAAAGTGAtgtgtgagaaaaaaaacaagccacTAGTGAATAAATGGGATGCTCCAAAGTCACGGTGA